One Malus domestica chromosome 11, GDT2T_hap1 genomic region harbors:
- the LOC103447985 gene encoding uncharacterized protein isoform X1, producing MRDIVSCFNENAVNVSHPSCSSYANTACVSPNLTPSVQNAVSCVYRITLSSAQKQLMVTVSWCKNHYVQGLTIKLADDPSAASFKLNTNSRIFRKKKGTKLIESDKLRMEIFWDLSRAKYDVSGPEPVEGFYILVLVDSEIGLVLGDMAEEAVSKKFKTSGVAKACLVSRQEHCSGNALYSTRAQFCDTGIAHDILIKCSGENEGLKHPVLSVCIDKKTVIRVKRLQWNFRGNQTIFVDGLLVDLMWDVHNWFFNPSSRYAVFMFRTRSGMDSRLWLEEKMVHKEQDKVEFSLLMYACKSS from the coding sequence ATGAGAGAcatagtttcttgtttcaatgaAAATGCAGTGAACGTGTCTCATCCTTCATGTTCTAGCTATGCAAACACTGCTTGTGTTTCTCCAAACTTAACTCCTTCGGTCCAAAATGCAGTCTCGTGTGTCTACAGAATCACTCTCTCCTCCGCTCAAAAGCAGCTCATGGTTACAGTCTCCTGGTGCAAAAACCACTACGTACAAGGGTTGACCATTAAGCTAGCGGATGATCCATCAGCAGCATCCTTCAAGTTGAACACGAATTCGCGTATCTTCCGAAAGAAGAAAGGCACCAAACTCATCGAATCCGATAaattgaggatggaaatcttttgGGATCTCTCTAGAGCAAAGTATGATGTTAGTGGTCCTGAACCTGTTGAGGGATTTTACATTTTGGTCTTGGTTGATTCAGAAATAGGCCTAGTTCTAGGTGACATGGCTGAAGAAGCTGTAAGCAAGAAGTTCAAGACTAGTGGTGTTGCGAAAGCCTGTCTTGTTTCGAGGCAAGAGCATTGTTCCGGAAATGCTCTTTATTCTACAAGAGCTCAATTCTGTGACACAGGCATTGCACATGACATTCTGATAAAATGTAGTGGAGAAAATGAAGGCTTAAAACATCCGGTTTTATCTGTTTGCATCGATAAAAAGACGGTGATCCGAGTAAAGAGGCTGCAGTGGAATTTTAGAGGGAATCAGACAATTTTTGTTGATGGGTTGCTTGTTGATCTGATGTGGGATGTTCATAATTGGTTCTTCAATCCTTCATCAAGGTATGCAGTGTTCATGTTCAGAACAAGAAGTGGGATGGACAGCCGATTGTGGTTGGAAGAGAAGATGGTGCACAAAGAGCAGGACAAAGTTGAATTCTCCTTGTTGATGTATGCCTGTAAGAGCTCTTAA
- the LOC103447985 gene encoding uncharacterized protein isoform X2 has product MVTVSWCKNHYVQGLTIKLADDPSAASFKLNTNSRIFRKKKGTKLIESDKLRMEIFWDLSRAKYDVSGPEPVEGFYILVLVDSEIGLVLGDMAEEAVSKKFKTSGVAKACLVSRQEHCSGNALYSTRAQFCDTGIAHDILIKCSGENEGLKHPVLSVCIDKKTVIRVKRLQWNFRGNQTIFVDGLLVDLMWDVHNWFFNPSSRYAVFMFRTRSGMDSRLWLEEKMVHKEQDKVEFSLLMYACKSS; this is encoded by the coding sequence ATGGTTACAGTCTCCTGGTGCAAAAACCACTACGTACAAGGGTTGACCATTAAGCTAGCGGATGATCCATCAGCAGCATCCTTCAAGTTGAACACGAATTCGCGTATCTTCCGAAAGAAGAAAGGCACCAAACTCATCGAATCCGATAaattgaggatggaaatcttttgGGATCTCTCTAGAGCAAAGTATGATGTTAGTGGTCCTGAACCTGTTGAGGGATTTTACATTTTGGTCTTGGTTGATTCAGAAATAGGCCTAGTTCTAGGTGACATGGCTGAAGAAGCTGTAAGCAAGAAGTTCAAGACTAGTGGTGTTGCGAAAGCCTGTCTTGTTTCGAGGCAAGAGCATTGTTCCGGAAATGCTCTTTATTCTACAAGAGCTCAATTCTGTGACACAGGCATTGCACATGACATTCTGATAAAATGTAGTGGAGAAAATGAAGGCTTAAAACATCCGGTTTTATCTGTTTGCATCGATAAAAAGACGGTGATCCGAGTAAAGAGGCTGCAGTGGAATTTTAGAGGGAATCAGACAATTTTTGTTGATGGGTTGCTTGTTGATCTGATGTGGGATGTTCATAATTGGTTCTTCAATCCTTCATCAAGGTATGCAGTGTTCATGTTCAGAACAAGAAGTGGGATGGACAGCCGATTGTGGTTGGAAGAGAAGATGGTGCACAAAGAGCAGGACAAAGTTGAATTCTCCTTGTTGATGTATGCCTGTAAGAGCTCTTAA
- the LOC103447986 gene encoding fructose-bisphosphate aldolase 1, cytoplasmic-like: MSCFKGKYQDELVANATYIGTPGKGILAADESTGTIGKRLSSINVENTENNRRALRELLFCAPGALQYLSGVILFEETLYQKTAGGKPFVDILKDGGVLPGIKVDKGTVELAGTNGETTTQGLDGLAQRCQQYYEAGARFAKWRAVLKIGPNEPTQLAIHENANGLARYAVICQENGLVPIVEPEILVDGSHDIERCADVTERVLAACYKALNDHHVLLEGTLLKPNMVTPGSDAKKVSPEVVSYHTLRALQRTMPPAVPAVVFLSGGQSEEEATLNLNAMNKLNTKKPWSLSFSFGRALQQSTLKAWAGKDENVEKARAAFLARCKANSDATLGTYKGDAALGDGASESLHVKDYKY, from the exons ATGTCTTGCTTTAAGGGAAAGTATCAAG ATGAACTTGTAGCCAATGCTACCTACATTGGTACCCCTGGGAAGGGAATCCTTGCTGCAGATGAGTCAACGGGCACGATTGGCAAGCGTTTGTCAAGCATAAATGTTGAGAATACTGAAAACAACAGGCGAGCTCTCCGTGAGCTCCTCTTCTGTGCCCCGGGTGCACTCCAGTATCTCAGCGGTGTGATCCTTTTTGAGGAAACCCTTTACCAGAAAACAGCCGGTGGGAAACCCTTTGTTGATATCCTCAAAGACGGTGGCGTCCTTCCTGGAATTAAAGTTGACAAGGGCACTGTTGAGCTTGCTGGAACTAATGGTGAGACCACAACTCAGGGCCTTGACGGTCTTGCCCAGCGCTGCCAGCAGTACTATGAAGCTGGTGCCCGATTTGCAAAGTGGCGTGCTGTACTCAAGATTGGCCCGAACGAGCCAACTCAGCTTGCTATACATGAGAATGCCAATGGCTTGGCGCGCTACGCTGTCATTTGCCAGGAGAATGGCTTGGTACCAATTGTTGAGCCAGAGATACTGGTTGATGGATCTCATGACATTGAGCGATGCGCAGATGTGACTGAGCGTGTCCTTGCAGCGTGCTATAAAGCGCTGAACGATCACCATGTCCTTCTCGAGGGGACTCTTTTGAAGCCAAACATGGTTACCCCTGGTTCAGATGCCAAAAAGGTTTCACCTGAGGTGGTGTCTTATCATACATTAAGGGCGTTGCAGCGAACAATGCCTCCAGCTGTTCCTGCTGTAGTATTTCTTTCTGGTGGGCAGAGTGAGGAGGAAGCTACCCTCAATTTGAATGCTATGAACAAGCTCAATACCAAGAAACCCTGGTCACTTTCGTTCTCTTTCGGGCGGGCTCTGCAGCAGAGTACCCTAAAGGCGTGGGCTGGAAAGGATGAAAATGTGGAGAAGGCACGGGCTGCCTTCCTTGCTAGGTGCAAAGCTAATTCAGATGCAACTTTGGGTACCTACAAAGGGGATGCTGCTTTGGGAGATGGTGCTTCGGAGAGCCTTCACGTGAAGGATTACAAATATTGA
- the LOC103447987 gene encoding stress-response A/B barrel domain-containing protein At5g22580, protein MGSTVELENNIMGEFKHLVIVKFKENVLMEEILKDMEKMVAEIDAIKSFEWGQDLESLEMLRQGFTHAFLMTFKNKEGYSAFLGHPKHQEFSATFSTAIEKIVLLDFPATLVKPPPKAPAEEPSAAQNDQK, encoded by the exons ATGGGTAGTACAGTAGAACTGGAAAATAATATTATGGGGGAGTTCAAGCACTTGGTGATTGTTAAGTTCaaggaaaatgtgttgatgGAGGAGATTCTGAAAGATATGGAGAAAATGGTTGCTGAGATTGATGCTATTAAGTCCTTTGAATG GGGACAGGACTTGGAAAGCCTAGAGATGCTTAGGCAAGGGTTTACCCATGCCTTCTTGATgacatttaaaaataaagaaggtTACAGTGCGTTTCTCGGCCACCCTAAACATCAAGAATTTTCGGCTACATTTTCAACAGCTATAGAAAAGATTGTGCTGCTTGATTTCCCGGCTACCCTTGTCAAGCCACCACCCAAGGCACCAGCAGAGGAACCATCAGCTGCCCAGAATGATCAGAAGTAG